The nucleotide sequence GCAGAGAATGCTGAGAAATTGGCGGCCATGGGTGTGTTGTCACGGAGACAGAAACGGCTCTTGAACCGCAGACTGGCAACTAAAACGTCAAAGGCAAAGACGGCGGCCAACAACTTCCCAGACAGACCCTATTATGACTTGTGGGGAGGAGAGGGTAAGTTTGGCTATTCAAAATGCTAAACTAAGTCAAATAAATAGTTGGAGTTTTTCTGTCAGTGTTTGTGACCACCTTTTATTCATATTGCAGCCAAAGAGACCGCAGATCCTTACTACCTTGAGCAAACGGGGAAAAGGCGTGTGAAGGTGAGAATGCAGCATTGTCACTGCCTTAAAGTTTATAGTCTCTCAGTATTGTATGTGCTGTATCGTGAAAAGGGATACTTAGGCAAATAGGAGTGTTTGTATATTTACTGTATTTAAGTTTTAAACGCTGTCTTGTTCATTCTTAGCGACCAGAGAAGCTCAACGCAAAGCCCTCCATTCTCCCGGCAGTGGAGGTCATAGCCCCTGGAGGCTCCTACAACCCAGACTTCTTCTCCCATCAGGTAACTTAATGCACTTAAACAGTGATTTTTAAATGCCGATGCCAACTTATCAATGCTTCTGCTCCCATGATGTGTGGTGTTCTGTCTCTTCATGTTGAGTAATGCTGTGGTTGATGTATTGAAGTGCTGACCTTTTTCTTCTCCCAGGCCTTGTTACTAGAGGCCCATGAGgtggaggtgaagagggagagagcggagcTGAGAATAGAGAGGCAGCTTGCTGTCAAACAAGAGGATACTGCCACTGAGGTACGACAACAGAACCACATCCACTGTTCATCATTACACAATTCAGACCTGTATGTGGTCCTTCAGCTCCATTTTTGCCTGACTTTCTTCTGTTGTTTCTCTGCAGGAGACAGTCTTCCAGGAACTAGTGGAAGGGTtagtggaggagggggaagaggaggaggaggaggatgatgttTCTATTCGTGGTGGCTTGCAGcaggagaaaaagacagagaaagaaaggaagagagagcgagccgACAAGATAAAGGCATGCAAGACTACAAAGCCTTTTCCCCCTAATGTGCTTTAGCCTTTCCCCTCCATGTGCTAGCTTAGGATCTGACCAAGGTGTCTCTTTTGCTGTTCAGTCACAACAGAAGCAGGCGGCAAGGGTGTTCACTGACAAGAAGCAGCAGCTCTTCCAGCTGCGCTCCATCCAGGCGACCCTGAAGAGGCGGGAGCAGCGGACCAGAGAGAGGGTGGCCCAGCGGAAGGCCaaccaggaggcagagaagtcCATGCCCCGACGTCTCGGCAGACTCAAGTCAGTACCTCCACAAGAATGCCACTATTCTCATCTACCATCTTGGTTGTTTATTACAATTTATATCTAGAGCGAGATGCAACAGGTCCTCCATAGAGCTTCCTGGCCAATTTGAAAAGCAGGTCAAATGCATCCTAGTATTCACTGGAAGAAGCCTTAGACATTTATATAACAATGGGCTCCAGAAAAACCTATACCCCATTCCAAACCAAGTCATTTAGCCTGATTCCCATAGTGCTGTTTCCCCTTAGTGTGAGTTTCGTCTGTGCCGTTGTCCTCTCTGTGATCTCCATACTCTGTCTGAACTTGGCCCCCACATATCTCCCCAGGTTCCAGGCTCAGGATCTAGAGATCCAGCTGAGTGATGAGATTCCTGGATCCCTGCGGACACTCAAGGTTTGTGACTGACCATCCCTCTCACTGTCTA is from Oncorhynchus gorbuscha isolate QuinsamMale2020 ecotype Even-year linkage group LG19, OgorEven_v1.0, whole genome shotgun sequence and encodes:
- the LOC124006335 gene encoding ribosome biogenesis protein NOP53-like — translated: MAAVKRLKRVAALQPGFISLKSSAESDDLNSGRRKRVNKNKKKNWNKHIDIQVIEEFLDDVRLQERATGGLISEKPDDSLFFVDIGEQKKSVLPEVQKRKKGKKSKSRPLRIDLILQHDSLVPPPKDVLAYQQPNAKKLRRIAENAEKLAAMGVLSRRQKRLLNRRLATKTSKAKTAANNFPDRPYYDLWGGEAKETADPYYLEQTGKRRVKRPEKLNAKPSILPAVEVIAPGGSYNPDFFSHQALLLEAHEVEVKRERAELRIERQLAVKQEDTATEETVFQELVEGLVEEGEEEEEEDDVSIRGGLQQEKKTEKERKRERADKIKSQQKQAARVFTDKKQQLFQLRSIQATLKRREQRTRERVAQRKANQEAEKSMPRRLGRLKFQAQDLEIQLSDEIPGSLRTLKPEGSVLKDRFKSMQKRNMIEPRERAKFKRRHKVKYVEKRAFREIT